From a region of the Methanolinea sp. genome:
- a CDS encoding 50S ribosomal protein L16, which translates to MVRKPGKMYRNVSKRAYTRREYMGGIPGSKIVQFDMGNLSQEFPVEVNLIVKETCQIRHTALEAARISINRKLLKEVGRMNFHLKLRVFPHHVLRENKQATGAGADRVSEGMRLAFGKAVGTAARVEKDQIVFTTYTLPQYADKAKFALKAGGHKLPSPSYIATIEKVAAPAPVTGHPPE; encoded by the coding sequence ATGGTACGAAAACCAGGCAAGATGTATAGGAATGTTTCGAAGCGGGCCTATACAAGGCGGGAATATATGGGCGGTATCCCGGGAAGCAAGATCGTCCAGTTTGACATGGGGAATCTCTCGCAGGAATTCCCTGTCGAAGTCAACCTGATTGTCAAAGAGACCTGCCAGATACGGCACACGGCATTGGAAGCAGCCCGCATCAGCATCAACCGGAAACTGCTGAAAGAAGTCGGCAGGATGAACTTCCATTTAAAGCTCCGCGTTTTCCCTCACCATGTACTGCGCGAGAACAAGCAGGCCACCGGTGCGGGTGCGGACCGTGTTTCTGAGGGTATGCGGCTCGCTTTTGGCAAAGCCGTCGGGACCGCAGCACGGGTCGAGAAGGACCAGATCGTCTTTACCACCTATACCCTGCCCCAGTATGCAGACAAGGCGAAGTTTGCCCTGAAGGCAGGGGGCCATAAACTCCCTTCCCCTTCGTATATCGCTACCATCGAGAAGGTTGCTGCCCCCGCTCCTGTCACAGGGCATCCACCGGAATAA
- a CDS encoding ABC transporter permease: MRSPITLLLPVLLIVGWEVAAYLIDNPFILPSLTTVIPILLHPFSDEFTLGTGSLVDNAAVSLFRVGSGFALAAFVAIPLGIVMGRSAILNDFLDTAIELLRPIPPLAWVPLALAWFKIGLASMVFIIFIGAFFPILLNTIDGVKSIKRTWVELAMTLGAREADILGKVILHGAAPTIWTGLRVGFGIAWMCVVAAEWLPGTTIGLGYLILYAYNFGQTNVIIAGMVMIGVIGIVIDQIFKAGERRWFSWRALER, from the coding sequence ATGAGGAGCCCAATCACCTTGCTCCTCCCTGTCCTTCTCATTGTGGGATGGGAGGTTGCTGCATATCTCATTGACAACCCTTTTATTCTTCCTTCCCTGACCACCGTAATTCCAATCCTGCTCCACCCTTTTTCTGACGAGTTCACGCTCGGTACCGGCAGCCTGGTGGACAACGCTGCGGTGAGCCTGTTCCGGGTTGGATCGGGATTTGCGCTTGCCGCATTTGTCGCTATCCCCCTCGGAATCGTGATGGGCAGATCTGCGATCCTGAACGATTTCCTGGACACAGCCATCGAGCTCCTCCGTCCTATACCACCGCTCGCATGGGTCCCCCTGGCGCTGGCATGGTTCAAGATCGGTCTCGCCTCGATGGTTTTCATCATCTTTATCGGGGCATTCTTTCCCATTCTCCTCAACACCATTGACGGCGTTAAATCGATAAAGCGGACATGGGTGGAGCTGGCGATGACACTCGGTGCACGGGAGGCCGACATTCTCGGGAAAGTCATCCTCCATGGTGCAGCGCCGACCATATGGACCGGGCTCCGCGTTGGGTTTGGCATCGCGTGGATGTGTGTTGTTGCTGCCGAATGGCTGCCGGGAACAACCATTGGACTTGGGTATCTCATCCTCTATGCATACAATTTCGGGCAGACCAACGTCATCATTGCCGGCATGGTCATGATTGGGGTCATCGGGATCGTAATCGACCAGATATTCAAGGCTGGAGAACGAAGATGGTTCTCGTGGAGGGCGCTCGAACGATGA
- the argH gene encoding argininosuccinate lyase, whose translation MSNDVVRRGRLTGERSGEMMHFLSSMGADRHLADADVLVDIAHVMMLQKQRIIEPGTAAPLLSALLKLYDDGIPESAFGDQFEDIHAAIESFLIESIGEEAGGRLHSGRSRNDEVVACLRIRLREDILRQLSIICKLRDVLLALAEKHQDAVMPGFTHLQHAQPTTLAHYLLSYEQAFSRDFDRLMQAFSRVNQSPLGSAAFSSTGFPINREYTASLLGFEGVIGNTMDAVASRDFALEALADMTLLMLTVSRLCEDLIFWSTVFVRFVTLDDAFCSTSSVMPQKKNPDSAEIMRAKAGSVLGAFIASAAIVKALPMSYNRDLQELTPSLIRGVQDTKHTTSLLAELLASATFDTARMREEAGRGNATATDLADMLVRRFGLPFRTAHSIVGRAVQKGEPDLRNLDAAAVEITGSSLSSQGLTASDIVEALDIDKSVQEKRATGGPARVAVAAMLEDRKRQLALDRGLLDSRKEHISAALARLIRDARRVVT comes from the coding sequence ATGAGCAACGATGTGGTGCGGCGGGGCCGTCTAACCGGCGAGCGGTCCGGCGAGATGATGCACTTTCTCTCTTCGATGGGAGCGGACCGGCACCTGGCAGATGCGGATGTTTTGGTCGATATTGCACATGTCATGATGCTGCAGAAACAGCGGATCATTGAACCCGGAACAGCTGCACCGCTGCTCTCTGCTCTCCTCAAACTCTATGACGACGGCATTCCCGAATCGGCGTTCGGGGACCAGTTCGAAGATATCCATGCCGCGATTGAGTCATTTCTTATCGAGAGCATCGGGGAAGAGGCAGGAGGAAGGCTGCATTCCGGCAGGTCCCGGAACGACGAAGTTGTTGCGTGCCTGCGCATACGCCTCCGGGAGGACATCCTCCGGCAGCTCTCCATCATCTGCAAGCTGCGCGACGTCCTCCTCGCGCTTGCGGAAAAACACCAGGATGCGGTCATGCCAGGGTTCACGCATCTCCAGCACGCCCAGCCGACAACCCTTGCCCACTACCTCCTCTCATATGAGCAGGCATTCTCCCGCGATTTCGACCGCCTGATGCAGGCATTCTCGCGGGTAAACCAGTCCCCGCTCGGATCTGCCGCTTTTTCGTCAACGGGCTTTCCCATCAACCGGGAATACACCGCTTCCCTGCTCGGGTTTGAAGGAGTCATAGGAAATACCATGGACGCCGTTGCCTCACGCGATTTTGCCCTTGAAGCCCTGGCAGACATGACGCTCCTCATGCTCACCGTCAGCCGCCTCTGCGAGGATCTCATCTTCTGGAGCACGGTCTTTGTCCGGTTCGTCACTCTCGACGATGCGTTCTGTTCCACAAGTTCGGTTATGCCCCAGAAAAAGAATCCCGACAGTGCCGAGATCATGCGGGCCAAGGCAGGGTCGGTCCTCGGAGCATTCATAGCATCGGCCGCCATCGTCAAAGCGCTCCCGATGAGCTACAACCGGGACCTGCAGGAACTTACGCCTAGCCTGATCCGCGGTGTGCAGGATACCAAGCACACCACCAGCCTGCTCGCTGAATTGCTGGCTTCTGCAACATTCGATACGGCAAGAATGAGGGAGGAGGCCGGACGCGGGAATGCCACGGCAACCGATCTTGCGGATATGCTGGTCCGTAGGTTTGGGCTCCCGTTCCGGACCGCCCACAGTATCGTGGGGCGTGCCGTCCAGAAAGGGGAGCCGGATCTCCGGAACCTCGACGCCGCTGCCGTGGAAATAACCGGATCTTCGCTATCTTCACAGGGACTTACAGCCTCCGATATCGTGGAAGCACTTGATATCGATAAGAGCGTTCAGGAAAAGCGGGCGACCGGTGGCCCTGCAAGGGTTGCTGTCGCTGCCATGCTGGAAGACCGGAAGAGGCAGCTTGCCCTGGACCGCGGATTACTGGATTCCCGGAAGGAGCACATTTCAGCGGCACTTGCGCGGCTTATCCGTGATGCACGGAGGGTTGTTACGTGA
- a CDS encoding ABC transporter ATP-binding protein, producing MTLTIRNLTKEFPITGNQSICAISDITFSVADEEFVSVLGPSGCGKTTLLRIIAGLEPATSGSIEINGEIISGRNPRMAMIFQEYSLYPWRTVRDNVTFGLEVGGMHKSRAREVAMDYLRLVGLGDFAERYPHELSGGMRQRVAVARALAIEPQILLMDEPFGSLDAQTRNNLQKELLEIWEKAKKTIIFVTHSVDEAVYLADRLIVLTPRPGRICEVIPIHLSRPRERTSVEFAQVRRLVLDLIAQPKCTLQ from the coding sequence ATGACGCTGACAATCCGGAACCTCACCAAGGAATTCCCGATCACGGGAAACCAATCCATTTGTGCCATATCCGACATCACGTTTTCTGTTGCAGACGAGGAATTTGTATCGGTCCTCGGCCCATCAGGCTGCGGGAAGACGACCCTCCTCCGCATCATCGCCGGCCTGGAACCCGCCACATCAGGGTCTATCGAGATTAACGGAGAGATCATATCAGGCAGGAACCCGCGGATGGCGATGATCTTCCAGGAATACTCACTCTATCCGTGGAGGACGGTCCGGGACAATGTCACCTTCGGCCTAGAAGTGGGAGGCATGCACAAGTCGCGGGCGCGTGAAGTGGCTATGGACTATCTCCGCCTGGTCGGACTCGGTGACTTTGCCGAGCGCTATCCGCACGAACTCTCGGGGGGTATGCGCCAGCGGGTTGCAGTGGCAAGAGCGCTGGCAATCGAGCCCCAAATCCTGCTCATGGACGAACCGTTCGGCTCTCTCGACGCCCAGACCAGGAACAATCTCCAGAAAGAGCTTCTCGAGATCTGGGAGAAGGCAAAAAAAACGATTATATTTGTCACCCACAGCGTCGATGAGGCCGTATATCTTGCCGACCGGCTGATCGTGCTTACCCCCCGCCCGGGCAGGATCTGTGAAGTCATCCCCATTCACCTTTCCCGCCCCCGCGAGCGGACCTCTGTAGAATTTGCACAGGTCCGACGGCTGGTTCTCGATCTCATTGCCCAGCCCAAATGCACCCTGCAATAA
- a CDS encoding helix-turn-helix domain-containing protein: MVLTDPIDRLIRAALASDQEFVRALHQIMKSDFRISVRELSEKSGIAQSSLYKILHGQRSPNLSTLRSIVNALRLFEGTGEGEFIGLIAARPVLDTVQERNAEVDGRRIRVREYPVHTMEDAIVAAVRAEREGATAIVCAPIVSSIIEQLVHIPVATIVPRDSVQRAIELAARKAWL; this comes from the coding sequence ATGGTACTTACCGACCCTATCGATCGGCTGATTCGTGCAGCCCTGGCATCCGACCAGGAATTTGTCCGGGCACTCCACCAGATCATGAAGAGTGACTTCAGGATCAGTGTCCGCGAACTCTCGGAAAAAAGCGGGATCGCTCAAAGTTCGCTATATAAAATCCTCCATGGGCAGCGTTCCCCAAATCTCTCAACGCTCCGGTCGATCGTCAATGCCCTGCGCCTCTTCGAGGGAACCGGGGAGGGGGAATTTATCGGTCTCATCGCTGCCCGACCTGTCCTGGATACCGTGCAGGAACGGAATGCCGAGGTTGACGGGAGAAGGATACGGGTTCGGGAATACCCTGTCCACACCATGGAAGATGCAATCGTGGCCGCCGTCCGGGCCGAGCGGGAAGGTGCGACCGCCATCGTCTGCGCACCGATTGTCTCGAGCATCATAGAGCAGCTCGTCCACATCCCGGTTGCCACGATTGTCCCCCGGGACTCGGTGCAGCGGGCCATCGAGCTTGCTGCGCGGAAGGCGTGGCTTTAA
- a CDS encoding ABC transporter substrate-binding protein: MKKSLLVALAAIVVIALLVAFYTISPPHEEGTVSLIQARGTGPMPILLGTGQIDAYIAWQPTPEVAPLAGIGKVLLYSGDLPPKGKWTNHPCCVFSARQDTIAEHPDLVNAMSALTILSTEYVRENPDKSAEIVADWLAGKGNFTFGDISVSSVEVLRQAFPTVKFVNEPTEKWIEGNIEFVHALRALGVLTDSLANTTDEETIAILFDTGPYSQAKAMIDSGTIITPAPVGKEIGIGYLNSDHDAALFVAVKNWQYFNDQYGIALKPVGATTSRPEKAELMVNGQKVADVRLIPGDAGPQLMQLASTNAIQMAYVGNPPVIAAVDKGTPVKILLAINTEGSGVVVSNESPATDWESFVEWANARSAAGKPLVIAAPGKGSIQDVMIRYSLKESGLSVSEG; the protein is encoded by the coding sequence ATGAAGAAATCACTCCTCGTTGCACTAGCAGCAATCGTGGTGATTGCCCTGCTAGTTGCATTCTACACAATCTCCCCCCCTCATGAAGAGGGCACGGTATCGTTGATCCAGGCCCGGGGGACCGGCCCGATGCCGATCCTCCTGGGGACCGGCCAGATCGATGCCTATATTGCCTGGCAGCCCACCCCAGAAGTGGCGCCGCTGGCAGGAATCGGGAAGGTACTCCTGTATTCCGGTGACCTTCCACCAAAAGGAAAATGGACAAACCACCCCTGCTGTGTCTTTTCCGCCCGCCAGGATACCATCGCTGAACATCCCGATCTCGTTAATGCAATGTCTGCGCTTACCATCCTCTCCACAGAATACGTGAGGGAGAATCCCGACAAGAGTGCGGAGATTGTGGCTGACTGGCTGGCGGGCAAGGGAAATTTCACCTTTGGTGATATCTCGGTCTCTTCAGTTGAGGTGCTCAGGCAGGCCTTCCCCACGGTGAAGTTCGTGAACGAACCGACCGAAAAATGGATTGAAGGAAACATCGAATTCGTTCACGCCCTCCGTGCGCTCGGGGTATTGACGGACTCCCTTGCAAATACGACCGATGAAGAGACCATCGCAATCCTGTTCGATACCGGTCCCTACAGCCAGGCGAAGGCCATGATCGACTCAGGCACCATCATCACGCCAGCGCCTGTCGGAAAGGAGATCGGAATCGGGTACCTTAATTCTGATCACGACGCTGCTCTCTTCGTGGCGGTGAAGAACTGGCAGTACTTCAATGACCAATATGGGATTGCCCTGAAACCGGTTGGCGCGACAACTTCCCGGCCAGAAAAGGCAGAACTGATGGTCAACGGCCAGAAGGTAGCCGATGTTAGGCTCATCCCCGGGGATGCCGGGCCACAGCTGATGCAACTCGCCTCCACAAATGCCATCCAGATGGCATATGTCGGGAACCCGCCCGTTATCGCGGCGGTGGATAAAGGAACGCCCGTCAAGATCCTGCTCGCCATCAACACCGAGGGCTCCGGAGTTGTTGTTTCCAACGAGTCCCCGGCAACGGACTGGGAAAGTTTCGTGGAGTGGGCCAATGCCCGTTCAGCAGCAGGAAAACCACTGGTTATCGCGGCTCCGGGAAAAGGATCCATCCAGGATGTCATGATACGGTACTCGCTGAAAGAGAGTGGTTTATCTGTAAGTGAAGGATAA